In one window of Posidoniimonas corsicana DNA:
- a CDS encoding NYN domain-containing protein, with the protein MARSPARVRLLIDGYNLLHATDVHGADALAGTLQGAREALLSFLASRLTKRERKRAVIVFDAAGAPPGLPDQYTYEGVHVLFARRYADADAMLEALIEADRAPKELLVVSGDRRVQRAARSRGAAWRDSSDWNRELLRRPAHPVSAPPVSTPEKPADIGDADYWVNEFSQPLPPDEAAPEPAPPARSGAGDPASESPASPPRGEKPDESSGNPFPPGYAEDLAAELEKPARRHPPRG; encoded by the coding sequence ATGGCCCGCTCGCCCGCGCGTGTCCGGCTGCTGATCGACGGTTACAACCTGCTGCACGCCACCGACGTGCACGGCGCCGACGCCCTGGCAGGCACGCTGCAGGGCGCACGCGAGGCGTTGCTGTCATTCCTGGCCTCACGGCTGACAAAGCGCGAGCGGAAGCGTGCGGTGATTGTGTTCGACGCCGCCGGCGCGCCGCCCGGGCTGCCCGACCAGTACACGTACGAGGGCGTCCACGTGCTGTTCGCGCGCCGCTACGCGGACGCCGACGCCATGCTCGAGGCCCTGATCGAAGCGGACCGGGCGCCCAAGGAACTGCTTGTGGTGTCCGGGGACCGCCGCGTGCAGAGGGCAGCGCGGAGCCGCGGAGCCGCCTGGCGGGACAGCTCCGACTGGAACCGCGAGCTCCTCCGCCGCCCGGCCCACCCGGTCTCCGCGCCGCCTGTATCCACTCCGGAGAAGCCCGCAGACATCGGCGACGCCGACTACTGGGTCAACGAGTTCTCTCAGCCGCTGCCGCCCGACGAGGCCGCGCCGGAGCCCGCCCCGCCGGCGCGGTCCGGAGCGGGCGACCCGGCGTCCGAATCGCCCGCGTCACCGCCGCGTGGGGAGAAGCCGGACGAGAGTTCGGGAAATCCCTTCCCGCCAGGCTACGCAGAAGATTTGGCGGCGGAGCTCGAAAAACCGGCACGACGCCACCCCCCACGGGGGTAG
- a CDS encoding chemotaxis protein CheW translates to MTTAILENTTARVGERQFATFYLGEMLFGVDIAAVQEINRQVNITAVPNAPAHVRGVINLRGEVATVIDLRTVLGMPPAEESRDARNLIVASQGEAIGLWVDRISDILTLKADEISPAPANVDGIDGRFFQGVHTLETDIVVLLDVEQVLADRD, encoded by the coding sequence GTGACCACCGCCATCCTAGAAAACACCACCGCCCGCGTCGGCGAGCGGCAGTTCGCCACGTTCTACCTCGGCGAGATGCTGTTCGGCGTCGACATCGCCGCGGTCCAGGAGATCAACCGCCAGGTCAACATCACCGCGGTGCCGAACGCGCCGGCCCACGTCCGCGGAGTGATAAACCTGCGTGGCGAGGTCGCCACCGTGATCGACCTCCGCACCGTGCTGGGCATGCCCCCGGCCGAGGAGTCGCGCGACGCCCGCAACCTGATCGTCGCGTCCCAGGGCGAGGCGATCGGCCTGTGGGTCGACCGCATCTCCGACATCCTGACCCTTAAGGCGGACGAGATCTCCCCGGCGCCGGCCAACGTCGACGGCATCGACGGCCGGTTCTTCCAGGGGGTCCACACCCTGGAGACCGACATCGTTGTGCTGCTGGACGTCGAGCAGGTCTTGGCTGACCGCGACTAG
- a CDS encoding methyl-accepting chemotaxis protein produces MKIRTKLTLGFLACGLVPLSIAAVTSYLAASSAMHAVQTHAVADMRAKATAVVEVQRALKTRQVEAYFRQIRDQALTFAENRMIVGAMREFPTRLGSYREQAGLTEEDLPRLRDELASYYQGDFSDEYRAQNSGADPDAGRLLAALDDDSLALQHAYIKANQNPLGSKHLLDAADTDTDYGQLHKMVHPVVRDYLDKFGYYDIFLVDAETGDIVYSVFKELDYTTSLIDGPYAQTNFGECFRQARSLSKGEYAFVDFEQYTPSYEAPASFIGAPVYDGDELLGVAMFQMPVDRICDLMASRDGMGETGEAILVGPDFKMRSNSHLQPDTHSLAASFRTPAAGSVKSDAVKAALAGETGAAVVTDYRGEETLIAYGPVDVLGVRWTQSSKIDTSEAFTAAREMQQTAAAATARMLATSLAILAVSAVVVLGVAYLFVRLLVTPINKMVDAARVIAEGEADLTKRLDLKSSDELGELGHWFDVFIGRVQKIIALVAGNSLTLSGAAEELGVTSDSLASGAESTTMQSATVASAAEQMAANMKQVAAASETMSTNIRSVAASTDQMTSTITEIAQNAEQSAKVADEAARLAEVSNQKVGGLGEAADQIGKVIEVIQDIAEQTNLLALNATIEAARAGEAGKGFAVVATEVKELAKQTALATEEIRGRIEGIQSSSVEAVGAIHEITGVINRVNEVARTIASAVEEQSITTKDIAATVADTATAADAVSQGVGESAAASEEITRSIVGVDTGAKQTSDAASETRQAGGSVAQLATELQSLVSQFKT; encoded by the coding sequence ATGAAGATTCGCACTAAGCTGACCCTCGGCTTCCTGGCGTGCGGCCTCGTGCCTCTGTCGATCGCCGCTGTGACGAGCTACCTGGCGGCTTCCAGCGCCATGCACGCCGTGCAGACGCACGCGGTCGCCGACATGCGCGCCAAGGCGACCGCGGTCGTTGAGGTCCAGCGGGCCTTGAAGACCCGTCAGGTCGAAGCCTACTTCCGTCAGATCCGGGACCAGGCCCTAACCTTCGCCGAAAACCGCATGATCGTCGGCGCGATGCGCGAATTCCCCACGCGGCTCGGCTCGTACCGCGAGCAGGCGGGCCTGACCGAAGAGGACCTGCCGCGGCTGCGTGACGAGCTGGCGTCGTACTACCAGGGCGACTTCAGCGACGAGTACCGCGCGCAGAACAGCGGCGCCGACCCAGACGCCGGCAGACTCCTCGCCGCGCTGGACGACGATTCACTCGCCCTGCAGCACGCCTACATCAAGGCCAACCAAAACCCGCTGGGCTCCAAGCACCTGCTGGACGCCGCCGACACAGACACCGACTACGGGCAGCTCCACAAGATGGTGCACCCGGTGGTCCGCGACTACCTCGACAAGTTTGGCTACTACGACATCTTCCTCGTCGACGCCGAGACCGGGGACATCGTGTACTCCGTGTTCAAGGAGCTGGACTACACCACCTCGCTGATCGACGGCCCGTACGCCCAGACCAACTTCGGCGAGTGCTTCCGCCAGGCGCGCAGCCTGAGCAAGGGCGAGTACGCGTTCGTCGACTTCGAGCAGTACACGCCCAGCTACGAGGCGCCGGCCAGCTTCATCGGAGCGCCGGTCTATGACGGCGACGAGCTGCTCGGCGTGGCCATGTTCCAGATGCCGGTCGACCGGATCTGCGACCTGATGGCCTCGCGGGACGGGATGGGTGAGACCGGCGAGGCGATCCTCGTCGGCCCCGACTTCAAGATGCGCAGCAACTCGCACCTGCAGCCGGATACCCACAGCCTGGCGGCCTCGTTCCGCACCCCCGCTGCCGGCAGCGTCAAGAGCGACGCCGTGAAGGCCGCCCTCGCCGGCGAAACCGGCGCCGCCGTAGTGACCGACTACCGCGGTGAGGAGACGCTCATCGCGTACGGCCCCGTCGACGTGCTGGGGGTCCGTTGGACCCAGTCTTCAAAGATCGACACGTCCGAGGCGTTCACCGCGGCGCGTGAGATGCAGCAGACGGCCGCCGCGGCCACCGCCCGGATGCTCGCTACCTCCCTGGCGATCCTCGCCGTGTCCGCGGTCGTGGTGCTGGGCGTCGCGTACCTGTTCGTGCGGCTGCTGGTCACGCCGATCAACAAGATGGTCGACGCCGCCCGTGTGATCGCCGAGGGGGAAGCCGACCTCACCAAACGCCTCGATCTGAAGAGCTCCGACGAGCTGGGAGAGCTGGGGCACTGGTTCGACGTGTTCATCGGCCGGGTCCAGAAGATCATCGCCCTGGTCGCCGGCAACAGCCTCACGCTTAGCGGCGCCGCCGAGGAGCTTGGCGTCACGAGCGATTCGCTCGCCTCCGGCGCCGAGAGCACCACGATGCAGAGCGCCACCGTCGCTTCGGCTGCCGAGCAGATGGCGGCCAACATGAAGCAGGTCGCCGCCGCCAGCGAAACCATGTCAACCAACATCCGCTCGGTCGCCGCGTCGACGGATCAGATGACCTCGACCATCACCGAGATCGCCCAGAACGCCGAGCAGTCTGCCAAGGTGGCCGACGAGGCCGCCCGCCTGGCCGAGGTCAGCAACCAGAAGGTCGGGGGGCTCGGCGAGGCCGCCGACCAGATCGGCAAGGTGATCGAGGTGATCCAGGACATCGCCGAGCAGACCAACCTGCTGGCCCTGAACGCGACGATCGAGGCCGCTCGCGCCGGAGAGGCCGGCAAGGGGTTCGCCGTGGTCGCCACCGAGGTCAAAGAACTCGCCAAGCAGACCGCGCTGGCGACCGAGGAGATCCGCGGCCGTATCGAGGGAATCCAGTCCTCAAGCGTCGAAGCGGTTGGCGCCATCCACGAGATCACCGGCGTGATCAACCGCGTCAACGAGGTCGCCCGCACCATCGCCTCCGCGGTTGAGGAGCAGAGCATCACTACCAAGGACATCGCCGCCACCGTGGCAGACACCGCTACCGCCGCCGACGCCGTCTCGCAGGGGGTTGGCGAATCGGCCGCGGCCAGCGAGGAGATCACCCGCAGCATCGTCGGCGTTGACACAGGCGCCAAGCAGACTTCCGACGCGGCTTCTGAGACCCGGCAAGCGGGCGGGTCGGTGGCGCAGCTCGCCACCGAGTTGCAGTCGCTGGTCAGCCAGTTCAAGACCTGA
- a CDS encoding hybrid sensor histidine kinase/response regulator gives MEDNELLNDFVIESKEHLADVENQFLAIEEQGANIDVDLINEVFRAIHSIKGAAGFLGLTTVNDLAHSLENLLNMMRNRELAPTSAIVDVMLKAADTLTSMIDDVHNSSTYDISHHVESLEAIAVGAEAPTAAAPAAPPEPVADEAAPSTELTLDEQIEAAIAAKLAAKNAAKAAEAPQPAASPAPPEPPQAKPMAEESSKPSPTADANIRVSVTVLDSLMNLAGELVLSRNQLMQAVASEERSGLEATSARIDQVTSELQEAIMQTRMQQIGSVFSRFPRVVRDLSAKLGKQCELEIEGKEVEVDKTIVEAIGDPLTHLIRNSVDHGLESPDARVKNGKPASGKIELRACYQAGKVRIEINDDGGGINPAVLKEKAVSKGVITQEKADQMGDREAVRLIFAPGFSTAKEVTDVSGRGVGMDVVRTNIAKLGGTVDVESVLGKGTSIIVTLPLTLAIIPSLIIQAGGDRFAIPQVNIAELVRVRESERETKLGRVKNAEVLRLRGSLLPLVRLNEALNCGGPEEDEHNKTGATNIIVVDTGQTRFGLVVDALHDSEEIVVKPLGRHHKNCRTLAGATILGDGHVALILDIAGIAAHQDLRTDEELQAAADKHAEQSNEETDEQAVMLFENGPGEQFAAPMALIARIERIRTDQIDTVAGQEVLQYKSTTLPLLRLENCIRATPPGPMDRAYVVVFEVRGREVGLIAPVLHDITNVTTNIDTATFSEQGVVGSLVRNDKTVRLIDFYEITQLSHPEWFLGDEPAGYADDALPPLVLLAEDSTFFRTQVQKMFEDKGYRVEACEDGQVAWDKLASGEYAPDVVVTDIEMPNMDGFQLCQKIRDSAQFRDLPVIALTSLAGTSDIQRGIEVGIDDYQIKMDREKLLNSLRNFVDHGVDRNKNQSQLVEA, from the coding sequence GTGGAAGACAACGAACTGCTGAACGACTTCGTCATCGAGTCCAAAGAGCACCTGGCCGACGTTGAGAACCAGTTCCTGGCCATCGAGGAGCAGGGCGCCAACATCGACGTGGACCTGATCAACGAGGTGTTCCGCGCCATCCACTCCATCAAGGGCGCGGCGGGTTTCCTGGGGCTGACCACGGTCAACGACCTGGCCCACAGCCTCGAAAACCTGCTGAACATGATGCGCAATCGCGAGCTGGCGCCCACGTCGGCCATCGTGGACGTCATGCTCAAGGCCGCGGACACGCTCACCTCGATGATCGACGACGTTCACAACTCGTCGACCTACGACATCAGCCACCACGTCGAGTCGCTCGAAGCGATCGCTGTCGGCGCCGAGGCCCCGACCGCCGCCGCCCCGGCCGCCCCACCCGAACCGGTCGCCGACGAGGCGGCCCCGTCGACGGAGCTGACGCTCGACGAGCAGATCGAAGCCGCCATCGCCGCCAAGCTGGCGGCGAAGAACGCGGCCAAGGCCGCCGAGGCGCCTCAACCCGCCGCATCTCCCGCCCCCCCCGAACCCCCGCAGGCGAAGCCCATGGCAGAGGAATCCAGCAAGCCGTCGCCGACGGCGGACGCCAACATCCGCGTGTCGGTGACCGTCCTCGACAGCCTCATGAACCTGGCGGGCGAGCTCGTGCTCAGCCGCAACCAGCTGATGCAGGCGGTCGCCTCGGAGGAGCGGTCGGGCCTCGAGGCCACCTCCGCACGCATCGACCAGGTGACCAGCGAGCTGCAAGAGGCGATCATGCAGACCCGCATGCAGCAGATCGGCTCGGTCTTCAGCCGGTTCCCGCGGGTTGTGCGCGACCTCAGCGCCAAGCTCGGCAAGCAGTGCGAGCTGGAGATCGAGGGCAAGGAGGTCGAGGTCGACAAGACGATTGTCGAGGCGATCGGCGACCCGCTCACCCACCTGATCCGCAACTCGGTCGACCACGGCCTGGAGTCGCCGGACGCGCGGGTCAAGAACGGCAAGCCGGCCAGCGGCAAGATCGAGCTCCGCGCCTGCTACCAGGCCGGCAAGGTCCGCATCGAGATCAACGACGATGGCGGCGGCATCAACCCGGCCGTGCTCAAAGAGAAGGCGGTCTCCAAGGGGGTCATCACCCAGGAGAAGGCCGACCAGATGGGAGACCGCGAGGCGGTCCGGCTGATCTTCGCACCGGGCTTCTCCACCGCCAAAGAGGTAACCGACGTCAGCGGCCGCGGCGTCGGGATGGACGTCGTGCGGACGAACATCGCCAAGCTGGGCGGCACGGTCGACGTCGAGTCGGTGCTCGGCAAAGGCACCAGCATCATCGTCACCCTGCCGCTGACGCTGGCCATCATCCCTTCGCTCATCATCCAGGCGGGCGGGGACCGCTTCGCGATCCCCCAGGTCAACATCGCCGAGCTGGTCCGCGTCCGCGAGAGCGAACGCGAAACCAAGCTGGGCCGCGTCAAGAACGCCGAGGTGCTCCGCCTGCGGGGCAGCCTGCTGCCGCTGGTGCGTCTGAACGAGGCCCTCAACTGCGGCGGACCAGAGGAAGACGAGCACAACAAGACCGGCGCCACCAACATCATCGTCGTCGACACCGGGCAGACCCGCTTCGGGCTGGTGGTCGACGCGCTGCACGACTCGGAGGAGATCGTGGTCAAGCCGCTCGGCCGGCACCATAAGAACTGCCGCACGCTGGCCGGCGCCACGATCCTCGGCGACGGGCACGTCGCGCTGATTCTGGACATCGCCGGCATCGCCGCTCACCAGGACCTGCGCACCGACGAGGAGCTGCAGGCGGCCGCCGACAAGCACGCTGAGCAGTCGAACGAGGAGACCGACGAGCAGGCCGTGATGCTGTTCGAGAACGGCCCGGGCGAGCAGTTCGCCGCCCCGATGGCCCTGATCGCCCGCATCGAGCGGATCCGCACCGACCAGATCGACACGGTCGCCGGGCAGGAGGTGCTGCAGTACAAGAGCACCACGCTGCCGCTGCTGCGGCTGGAGAACTGCATCCGTGCGACGCCGCCCGGGCCGATGGACCGGGCTTACGTCGTGGTGTTCGAGGTGCGGGGGCGAGAGGTCGGCCTGATCGCCCCGGTCCTGCACGACATCACCAACGTCACGACCAACATCGACACCGCGACCTTCAGCGAGCAGGGCGTGGTTGGCTCGCTCGTGCGGAACGACAAGACCGTGCGTCTGATCGACTTCTACGAGATCACCCAGCTCTCTCACCCCGAGTGGTTCCTGGGCGACGAGCCCGCCGGCTACGCCGACGACGCGCTGCCGCCGCTGGTGCTGCTGGCAGAGGACTCGACGTTCTTCCGCACCCAGGTGCAGAAGATGTTCGAGGACAAGGGCTACCGGGTCGAGGCCTGCGAGGACGGACAGGTCGCGTGGGACAAGCTGGCCAGCGGCGAGTACGCGCCGGACGTCGTGGTGACGGACATCGAGATGCCCAACATGGACGGCTTCCAGCTCTGCCAGAAGATCCGCGACTCGGCCCAGTTCCGCGACCTGCCGGTCATCGCGCTGACCTCGCTGGCCGGGACGTCGGACATCCAGCGGGGCATCGAGGTCGGCATCGACGACTACCAGATCAAGATGGACCGCGAGAAGCTGCTCAACTCCCTACGCAACTTTGTCGACCACGGCGTCGACCGCAACAAGAATCAGTCCCAGCTCGTGGAGGCCTAG
- a CDS encoding CheR family methyltransferase: protein MKLDAEGIDAICGLVNDLCGIYLDSSKDYLIEGRLADLVKKHGCQSYAELARKARAGASNPVADDVVNAITTNETLWFRDATPFNALRFKILPELIDAKANTATPRKIRVWSAACSTGQEAYSIAMTFADIVPGIANWDLEIVGTDISSDAVRRAREARYSQLEISRGLDQIHQSGYFSQSNREYHVNEVLRSKCRFEVRNLLQPFTSLGRFDIVFCRNVAIYFKNADRQSLFRRIAEQMNPGGWLFVGSSEALNEMGPEWTPQRHCGAVCYQPKALATV, encoded by the coding sequence ATGAAACTCGACGCCGAGGGCATCGACGCCATCTGCGGCCTGGTCAACGACCTCTGCGGGATCTACCTGGATTCCAGCAAGGACTACCTGATCGAGGGGCGGCTGGCGGACCTGGTCAAGAAGCACGGGTGCCAGTCGTACGCCGAGCTGGCGCGCAAGGCGCGGGCCGGGGCGTCCAACCCCGTGGCGGACGACGTCGTCAATGCGATCACCACCAACGAGACGCTCTGGTTCCGCGACGCAACGCCGTTCAACGCGCTGCGTTTCAAGATCCTGCCAGAGCTGATCGACGCCAAGGCGAACACCGCCACGCCGCGGAAGATCCGCGTCTGGTCCGCCGCCTGCAGCACCGGGCAGGAGGCCTACAGCATCGCGATGACATTCGCGGACATTGTGCCGGGCATCGCCAACTGGGACCTGGAGATCGTCGGCACCGACATCTCGTCCGACGCGGTTCGCCGCGCCCGCGAGGCCCGGTACTCTCAACTCGAGATCAGCCGTGGACTGGATCAGATCCACCAGAGCGGCTACTTCAGCCAGTCGAACCGAGAGTACCACGTAAACGAGGTGCTCCGCTCCAAGTGCCGGTTTGAGGTCCGCAACCTGTTGCAGCCGTTCACTTCGCTCGGCAGGTTCGACATCGTGTTCTGCCGCAACGTGGCGATCTACTTCAAGAACGCCGACCGCCAGAGCCTGTTCCGCCGCATCGCGGAACAGATGAACCCCGGCGGCTGGTTGTTCGTCGGGTCGAGCGAGGCGCTGAACGAGATGGGCCCCGAGTGGACGCCCCAGCGGCACTGCGGCGCCGTCTGCTACCAGCCCAAGGCGCTGGCGACCGTCTGA
- a CDS encoding protein-glutamate methylesterase/protein-glutamine glutaminase has protein sequence MSNRPPLKVLVVDDSALYRKIVRDVLSGIEGVEVVGAANNGVMALERINQLRPDVVTLDVEMPQLDGHGVLKRLAGQQNAPKAIMVSAFTAQGAQSTNAALREGAFDFILKPATKSLEMSVQQLRRDLIPKIEACRGVAARPTSAVPTRAPLRAAPTGPAPMPVRRRIDVPSKVVAIGVSTGGPQALVSLLPKLPASFPCPILLVQHMPPMFTASLAEDLNRRCALNVSEGKDGQVVQRGDVIIAPGGKQMRVVKRDKEHVIQITDDAPERNCKPSVDYLFRSVAEAYGSAALGVVLTGMGDDGALGAGLLKAKGAPIITQDEATCVVYGMPRAVFEAGLSDEVAPLPMMPTVIGAYTRGGARV, from the coding sequence ATGAGCAACCGCCCGCCACTCAAGGTCCTGGTCGTGGACGACTCGGCCTTGTACCGCAAGATCGTCCGCGACGTGCTCTCCGGCATCGAGGGCGTTGAGGTCGTCGGCGCCGCGAACAACGGCGTCATGGCGCTGGAACGGATCAACCAACTCCGCCCCGACGTGGTTACGCTGGACGTCGAGATGCCCCAGCTCGACGGCCACGGCGTGCTGAAACGGCTGGCCGGACAGCAGAACGCCCCCAAGGCGATCATGGTCAGCGCGTTCACCGCCCAGGGCGCCCAGTCGACCAACGCGGCGCTCCGCGAGGGGGCGTTCGATTTCATCCTGAAGCCCGCCACCAAGTCACTCGAGATGAGCGTGCAACAACTCCGCCGGGACCTGATCCCCAAGATTGAGGCCTGCCGCGGCGTCGCCGCTCGCCCGACAAGCGCCGTGCCGACCCGCGCGCCGCTGCGTGCGGCGCCAACCGGCCCGGCCCCGATGCCCGTCCGCCGCCGCATCGACGTGCCGTCGAAGGTGGTCGCGATCGGCGTCTCGACCGGCGGCCCTCAGGCGTTGGTGAGCCTGCTCCCCAAGCTGCCGGCCAGCTTCCCCTGCCCAATCCTGCTGGTGCAGCACATGCCGCCGATGTTCACGGCCAGCCTGGCCGAGGACCTCAACCGGCGGTGCGCCCTGAACGTCAGCGAGGGCAAAGACGGGCAGGTCGTCCAGCGTGGCGACGTCATCATCGCCCCGGGCGGCAAGCAGATGCGTGTTGTGAAACGCGACAAGGAGCACGTCATCCAGATCACCGACGATGCGCCCGAACGCAACTGCAAGCCGTCGGTGGACTACCTCTTCCGCTCGGTCGCCGAGGCCTACGGCTCGGCCGCGCTGGGAGTCGTGCTGACCGGCATGGGGGACGACGGCGCCCTGGGCGCCGGCCTGCTCAAGGCCAAGGGCGCCCCGATCATCACCCAGGACGAGGCGACCTGCGTCGTCTACGGCATGCCCCGGGCGGTCTTCGAGGCCGGGCTGTCGGACGAGGTGGCCCCGCTCCCCATGATGCCGACCGTCATCGGCGCGTACACCAGAGGGGGGGCGCGGGTATGA
- a CDS encoding aspartate/ornithine carbamoyltransferase family protein, producing the protein MSTPADQNASRGQAPTQDELNLEHYAARLERPVLMKAPDFQRGDRLRHVVFSGQFTPAMLSELAETADMIRLLSKSRGGQDFLRNLLSHRRAMLYFTQPSTRTFLSFMAACQILGITCNEVRDPSTSSETKGETRFDSIRMFSSYFDLIIMRSPVAKLAESCAYLMNDLERSGQRSVPLINAGSGADEHPTQALLDIYTLQRTFNFENPRDSPGGDKLERLRQMPGYGDLTKGLENKTYAFCGDIGRGRTVRSLAMLLAAYEGVRLVFISPDHPKLRIREDLKQRLADRGVPVYELDSFEAHLDGKPVIEQVDALYMTRVQKEHDDPEDAESMAAIDTLKYRLTPELVARMRLYTPILHPFPRDQHFGEIPPEVDDDPRAMYFRQARNGMWVRAALLAHVMDVDHAIARHFFETYRERHVYND; encoded by the coding sequence TTGTCTACGCCAGCCGATCAGAACGCCAGCCGGGGCCAAGCGCCCACTCAGGATGAGTTGAACCTGGAGCACTACGCCGCCCGGTTGGAGCGGCCCGTGCTGATGAAGGCGCCCGACTTCCAACGCGGCGACCGGCTGCGTCACGTGGTGTTCTCCGGCCAGTTCACCCCGGCCATGCTGTCCGAGCTGGCCGAGACCGCCGACATGATCCGGCTGCTCTCCAAGAGCCGCGGCGGGCAGGACTTTCTGCGGAACCTGCTGTCGCACCGCCGCGCAATGCTGTACTTCACCCAGCCCTCGACGCGGACGTTCTTGTCGTTCATGGCGGCCTGCCAGATCCTGGGGATTACCTGCAACGAGGTCCGCGACCCGAGCACCTCGTCCGAGACCAAGGGCGAGACCCGCTTCGATTCAATCCGGATGTTCTCCAGCTACTTCGACCTGATCATCATGCGGTCGCCGGTGGCCAAGTTGGCCGAGTCGTGCGCGTACCTGATGAACGACCTGGAGCGGAGTGGTCAGCGCAGCGTGCCCCTGATCAATGCCGGCAGCGGCGCCGACGAGCACCCCACCCAGGCGCTGTTGGACATCTACACGCTGCAGCGGACGTTCAACTTCGAGAACCCGCGTGACTCGCCCGGCGGCGACAAGCTGGAGCGTCTGCGGCAGATGCCCGGCTACGGCGACCTGACCAAGGGCCTCGAGAACAAGACTTACGCCTTCTGCGGCGACATCGGCCGCGGCCGCACGGTCCGCTCGCTGGCAATGCTGCTGGCCGCCTACGAAGGCGTGCGGCTGGTGTTCATTTCGCCGGACCACCCGAAGCTCCGCATCCGCGAGGACCTGAAGCAGCGGCTCGCCGACCGTGGCGTGCCGGTGTACGAGCTCGACTCGTTCGAGGCCCACCTGGACGGCAAGCCGGTGATCGAGCAGGTCGACGCGCTCTACATGACGCGGGTGCAGAAGGAGCACGACGACCCCGAGGACGCCGAGTCGATGGCCGCCATCGACACCCTCAAATACCGGCTGACCCCAGAACTGGTTGCACGGATGCGGCTGTACACCCCCATCCTGCACCCGTTCCCGCGCGACCAGCACTTCGGCGAGATCCCCCCCGAGGTCGACGACGACCCCCGCGCCATGTACTTCCGCCAGGCCCGCAACGGCATGTGGGTCCGCGCGGCGCTGCTGGCGCACGTGATGGACGTCGACCACGCCATCGCCCGCCACTTCTTTGAGACCTACCGCGAGCGGCACGTCTACAACGACTAG
- a CDS encoding lysophospholipid acyltransferase family protein has translation MKLNGPLITRVASWPFSLSIRSWMSTLRYRVLYEDPSVDPLLAPGEPRIYVFWHENILLPLVKRGGCHLTMLLSQHRDADILARIADRFSFECVRGSTYRGATGALRQLAAHSKDHHLTITPDGPRGPRRRLAQGPVYLASKLRMPIVCLGIGYDRPWRLRSWDRFAVPRPFSRARAVVSGAIRVPAELDREGIESWRVQIEQRLNNATHDAEQWAESGANRPGERPIRTGAGYRPSRGCAVDEDRQAA, from the coding sequence ATGAAGCTCAACGGTCCCCTCATCACGCGCGTCGCCAGCTGGCCCTTTTCGCTATCGATCCGTTCGTGGATGAGCACGCTGCGGTACCGGGTGCTGTACGAGGACCCCTCGGTCGACCCGCTGTTGGCGCCCGGCGAGCCGCGCATCTACGTCTTCTGGCACGAGAACATCCTGCTGCCGCTGGTGAAGCGCGGCGGCTGTCACCTGACGATGCTGCTGAGCCAGCACCGCGACGCGGACATCCTCGCGCGGATCGCCGACCGTTTCTCCTTCGAGTGCGTGCGCGGCAGCACCTACCGCGGCGCTACCGGCGCATTGCGTCAGCTCGCCGCCCACAGCAAGGACCATCACCTCACCATCACCCCCGACGGCCCCCGTGGCCCTCGGCGTCGGCTGGCCCAGGGGCCGGTCTACCTGGCGTCGAAGCTGCGGATGCCAATCGTCTGCCTGGGGATCGGCTACGACCGCCCGTGGCGGCTGCGCAGCTGGGACCGCTTCGCCGTCCCCCGCCCGTTTAGCCGGGCGCGTGCCGTGGTCAGCGGAGCGATCCGGGTGCCTGCCGAATTGGACCGCGAAGGAATTGAGAGCTGGCGGGTGCAGATCGAACAACGGCTGAACAACGCTACCCACGACGCGGAGCAGTGGGCCGAATCCGGCGCGAACCGTCCTGGTGAGCGGCCGATCCGCACCGGCGCCGGCTACCGCCCTTCCCGCGGCTGCGCGGTCGACGAAGACCGGCAAGCGGCCTAG